In Cupriavidus basilensis, one genomic interval encodes:
- a CDS encoding fumarylacetoacetate hydrolase family protein: MKLVRVGKPGAERPGLIDAEGRVRDLSGVLDGLGPQALSAEALARLAKLDPATLPVVQAERFGVPWTGIGKIVAIGLNYADHAAEAGMALPAEPIVFLKANSALNGPNDPVMLPRGSEKTDWEVELGVVIGKVARDVSLADALSHVAGYCVVNDVSEREFQIERGGTWDKGKGCDTFCPVGPWLVTRDEVPDPQALGLWLDVNGQRVQKGSTATMVFDVATLVSYVSRFMTLHPGDLICTGTPPGVGMGFKPPRFLKAGDTMRLGIDGLGEQGQTVVAYA, encoded by the coding sequence ATGAAACTAGTACGTGTGGGTAAGCCGGGCGCGGAACGCCCGGGTCTGATCGATGCTGAAGGCCGCGTGCGCGACCTGTCCGGCGTGCTGGACGGCCTCGGGCCGCAGGCGTTGTCGGCCGAAGCGCTGGCGCGCCTGGCCAAGCTGGACCCGGCCACGCTGCCGGTGGTGCAGGCCGAGCGCTTCGGCGTGCCCTGGACCGGCATCGGCAAGATCGTGGCGATCGGCCTGAACTACGCCGATCACGCCGCCGAGGCGGGCATGGCGCTGCCGGCCGAGCCCATCGTCTTCCTGAAGGCCAACAGCGCGCTCAACGGGCCCAATGACCCGGTGATGCTGCCGCGCGGCTCCGAGAAGACCGACTGGGAAGTGGAGCTCGGCGTGGTGATCGGCAAAGTGGCACGCGACGTCTCGCTCGCCGATGCGCTCTCGCACGTGGCCGGCTACTGCGTGGTCAACGACGTCTCCGAGCGCGAATTCCAGATCGAGCGCGGCGGCACCTGGGACAAGGGCAAGGGTTGCGACACCTTCTGCCCGGTCGGCCCCTGGCTGGTCACGCGCGACGAAGTGCCCGACCCGCAGGCGCTGGGCCTGTGGCTGGATGTCAACGGCCAGCGCGTGCAGAAGGGCAGCACCGCCACCATGGTGTTCGACGTGGCCACGCTGGTGAGCTACGTCAGCCGCTTCATGACGCTGCACCCCGGCGACCTGATCTGCACCGGCACGCCGCCGGGCGTGGGCATGGGCTTCAAGCCGCCGCGCTTCCTCAAGGCGGGCGACACCATGCGCCTGGGCATCGACGGCCTGGGCGAGCAGGGCCAGACGGTGGTGGCCTACGCGTAG